Part of the Nicotiana sylvestris chromosome 2, ASM39365v2, whole genome shotgun sequence genome, ATTTTCTATCGTTTATTCAGACGCTTCCACGATGTCGGGGTCCTTGATAGCGTCTGTCCGCACGTCAAGTCTGGCTCCCGACATCGCTGATTGCTATGCTTCTACATTTGTCCCTTTGAGTTATTGGGTGTGGGTGCAACCTTGGGCGATGCGGTAGCATTCCTGTGCGGTGTGTTGCTCGCCTCGAATGCTGACTACTCCCTATGGGGCAGAAAACTTGATCACTTGATATAGACTAGAGGGGACCGCTCGTATGGCATGTATCCATGGGcaccctatgatggcgttgtaggtTGTTTATTGGTTCATGACGTGGGACGTTATTTCCAAATTGTCTCCTCCGGCTAGGACGGGTAGCACTATCTCCCCAGAAGTTCGTTCAACTGTATTATTGAAATCGGTTAGCGTTATGCAATACGGTATTATCTTTTCTTCGAGTCTCATCTGCATGAGGACTCGAGGGTGGATAATACATGCGCCGCTCCCGTCATCTACCATAATTCTTTTTACATCAGTATCTGCAATACATAAAGTGATAACAAGGGCATCATAGTAAGGGAAAGGCAAACCATCggcatctgacttatcgaagatgatactgtctttgAGGTCATCATACCATTCATGGGTGAATGATCGTTTGAGTTTATATGTGGTGGTGAACTTGACATGATTGATTTCTACGCCATCGCCTCCGCCAATGATCATCTATATAGTGCGAGCGGGAGAAGGAGGTTTTGGAGGTCCCTGGGGCTGTTCGCATCCGCGGGAGAAGTTAGCCCGTCCTCGATCGCTCAGCAACTCTTTCAAGTGTCCCTGGCCCAGCATTCGCACCACCTCCTGTCACAGTCCTATGTAATCTTCGGTTTTGTGACCCCTTTCTTGGTGAAATTCGCAGAAAGCGCTCGACTCTCGAGTGCTGGGGTCTGATCTTATCTTTTGCGGCCATTGCACCTTTGGACCGAGTTTCTCgagtgcgtacactatttctgaaggagaaacacaaaaattgtgagcagatagGAGTGGAAGGCATACCTTTCTCTTGTCGATATGGTGTTGTATGTTAAGGAAGAGCATCCGCGTGTCGTGGTGGAGGTGGAGCAGACGTTTTGACATAAGGTTGATGCCTTTTACAGCCGAGGCAGGGCCCTAAGTGATCTCTTCGGACGTCGTTACGATGATCTTTCCTTGCTTCAGTTTGAAGGGGCATCAACCGTTGGGCCACGCCGTTAAGTTCATCCTCGTCAGCTCGTACCTCAGCGCAATAAGCGTTATGGATTTCTTCCCAAGTAGTTGGAGTGTATTTCATGAGCCTGCTTAGTAATTTTTTGGTCGCTCTCGACCCGTTCCTATTTAGTTCGTTCTGGAAGGCTGCTACCGCCATTCTTTATGACACATTCGACAAGCTCATTCTCAACCTGTTGAACCGAGCTAAGAAGTCTCTAAGTCCCTCACCGTGCATTCGTCTTACGACATATATATCATTTactctagcttcttcatttttggctCCTGCATGGGCAGTGATAAATTTGTCTGCCATTTCCTCGAATGTTGCTATCGAGCGTGCCGGCAGTTGAGAGTACCATGTCAAGGCTCCCCCTGTTAGGGTTTCTCCGAACTTTTTCAATAGCACCGATGGTACCTGCTACTTTGAAAGATCGTTACCTTTTATGGCTATAACTTAGTGGATGATATGATTTTTTGGATCGGTAATACCATCATATATCTTTATGTAGGGCAGCATTTTGAATGTTTTAGGAATGGCGTAGGGGGCCGCTTCTTCACTGTATGGCTGCTCAATGAATCGACCAACGTCGTGTTTTGGCAACAGCTTTGGGGCGCTTGGTATTTTTTAAATCCTCTCTTGGTGTTCCTTTATTTGATTACGGAGTGCTTTATTCTCATTTCCATCTGCTCCATTTCTTTAAAAGAGCTATAAGCGTATCATTACCTGCGTCATTAGCGACATGAGTGTTGCCTGTATGAGGGGCATCTTGCTCATCAGCATTTATCGTGACATCTGCCTGTGCAACATTCCTGTTATCCCTTTGAACAGGTTTGTCAAGTATGGCGTTCAGAGTACTCGTTAGCCATTCTTCCAGTCTTCGCACTATTGGTGGTGCCTCTCCTGTTGCAGATGTGGAAGCTTCCTTCTCGCGTGGAGCAGTTACGCTTTCGTGCGGGGGAGGTGAAACGTCTCCCCTGGGTGTGATGTCCGGCATTTCATTTTCGTTATCTTCCCTGCTATCTTCGTTGATGGTGTTTAGGAGGTTGATTGTGACGCCTATTATTGCTTTTTGTCTTGCATCTCCTTTCCCTGCCATTGTTAGTTTGTACAGAGCTAGGATGAAGTGATTATCCCTTTCAAGAGTCTAGATGAGACTAAATTCTTAGCTAAAGAAAaacccacagacggcgccaaattatttgaccaaaagatattgaaacctttttgattaaattaattaaagaagttgaagggggtaaatcttagctaagtataatatGATCTAGCTTGAAATATGCAAAGAATGAACAAGATGAACAATGTTTCTTTATATCTCATAACCGAACGATAGAGTGTAAATATGATAACTTTGAATGTAGAAAGATTTTGCAATGGATGTTCTTAGCTTGAAGTAAGAACCGTATATAGTTCTTAGAATTGTGATAAGTAAAGTCTCCTCCTTTTACAGAGCGTTCGGTCCCCTTTTCTAAGAGACAATCTCCCTTTTTgcccaaaaagaagaaaagtacaACACAAGGAATATTCTAAAGGCATATTCCCATTGTTTTCTATCATGCTAACATGACCATAGACGTCGTGCATTCTCTAGACACTTTTAGTTGTCGTCCATCATAAGATTCTTAAGATGCAGTGTCGTAGGGACCTCGCTCTCTGCTACACTTGGTATCGGTCGTAGTCGTCCAAATTTCGACTCATACAACTACAGCCCTCTAcgatgaatttttattttttaaatattttaataatcGTCTTATAAATGTCTTTTCGAGAATGGTTTGATAGTATTTACTGTCAATTCAACCAAGAAGAGGATGCCAACTCAAATGGATTTTTGTTGCTTCTTAATTTTGTCATAGGTCGGTGGTTCAAGCCTCACTAATACAACATTATAGTTTAGTAAGTAAAGTttcaaaaatcataaaaaaatttaAACCTGCCATTCGGATTTGAACTCCCAACCTTGAATAGAACTGTTGCGGTGtcacgagaagttttattttgtatctCATACAACTGACATTAGCTGTATGAGGCTTCTTTTTGTTTTACAAATTTGTAGACCTCAATCTTACACTTTTGGGTCCACAGaaatctgggtccacaaaactgtgagatAACAAggagcctcatacaactagtgttagttgtatgagacacaaaataaaattttctcgGTGTCACTTATGCATGTTTATATGAATAATTTCTTTTTGCTTATATCAGTATATACACATATAGTAAAACTTCCTGCTAAGCGGTGTAACGTGACATCGCTTCCGATAAGGTGGTTCCGCCCCTGGTACAATAGACCCTTATAGTCCAACCTTTTTTGGACCCAACGCATAGCAGGAGTTTGATGCATCCGGCTGCCCTTTTTTTACGTtaagttttgaatttttttatgtAGCATAAAATAAAGTCAAAAAATTATGTAAAAGAGAGTCGAACCAATACTTAAATGTTTAAATTTACCTAAATacatttttctttagtttccttcttTTTCATCTATTTGGAAACGCTCCACCTCTTTCTAAAAATAGAAAATAGGGAGGAAAACTTGGATCTACTAACAGTTTGCCTAGAAAATGCAGACAGATTTAATAAATGAAAAACAtccatatttttatttaaatacaTGGTTTCTTTTcgaattttaaaaaatttatagaTCACACTATTAGAGTCCTCTTTAGTCTTTACACTCCCTTTCTTTGTAGAAACTATTAATGTAATGGAGGAGAGAACTGAAAAGACCAGTTTGCCCTTATCTTTCACATTCTTCAATAACATTCCATTCCAGAATCACACTCCATTCTTTGCTCTACTTACCCAGTTACCCATAGGCCTACAGTCAGGACCATAGAGAATCTACTTTCCAATTCTCAATTTCACGTCAAATGTCAAAACCGGCGACAACATCGCCGACACCGGCATCTTCAACGACGATAAAGCCGGAAGATTACTCTCATAGCCCTGTACATTACGCCGTCGTTTTACGCGATCACTCTACTCTAAGCAGACTTGTCGCTTCTGTTCCTCGACTCGCCGATCCAACTCAGATAAACACCGAGTCCCACTCGCTTTCCCAGGAACGAATTGCTGATCAAATCTCCGCCGTCCTTGACCGCCGTGACAATCCTAACCGTGAAACTCCATTACACCTCGCCGTCCGTTTGAATGACGTGTACGCTGCTCGGACTCTTGCTGCTGCCGGCGCCGACATTTCGCTTCAGAATGCTGCTGGTTGGAATGCTCTACAGGAAGCCATTATGCGGAGATGCTCCGACGTCGTTTCGGTTCTCGTCCAGCATCATCATTTAGGTGCTTGGTCCAAGTGGCGCCGACGCCTTCCTCGTCTTGTCGCTGTTCTTCGCAGAATGCGTGACTTTTACATGGAGATTTCGTTCCATTTCGAGAGTTCTATTGTTCCGTTCGTCGGAAAAATTGCGCCTTCTGATACGTATAAGATCTGGAAACGCGACGGCAATCTCCGAGCAGATACTTCCTTAGCAGGTTACGACGGCTTGAAAATTCAGCGAGCTAATCAGAGTTTTCTCTTTCTCGGTGACGGTGATCGGAATTTCGATATTCCGGCTGGTGCTTTGCTAGTGTTGAACCATGACGAGCGTAAAATTTATGATGCTTTTGAGAATGCTGGTGCGCCGTTGGGCGATTCCGACGTCGCGAGTTTCTGTAATCAAACGAGTGTGTATCGTCCTGGAATGGACGTGACAAAATCGGCACTACTCGGTCGTACGAATTGGAGAGGGCAAGACAAAACGGAGAATGTCGGTGAATGGAAAGGTAGGGTTTACGATGTGCATAATGTTGTTTTTAGCTTCAGATCACGGAAAATCACCGGAGCTGAAAGCGAACAAATTTTGCCATTAGACTTGGAACTCGAAGAGGATTCTGAAGAAGGTTTTCTCGTAG contains:
- the LOC104211364 gene encoding uncharacterized protein; translated protein: MSKPATTSPTPASSTTIKPEDYSHSPVHYAVVLRDHSTLSRLVASVPRLADPTQINTESHSLSQERIADQISAVLDRRDNPNRETPLHLAVRLNDVYAARTLAAAGADISLQNAAGWNALQEAIMRRCSDVVSVLVQHHHLGAWSKWRRRLPRLVAVLRRMRDFYMEISFHFESSIVPFVGKIAPSDTYKIWKRDGNLRADTSLAGYDGLKIQRANQSFLFLGDGDRNFDIPAGALLVLNHDERKIYDAFENAGAPLGDSDVASFCNQTSVYRPGMDVTKSALLGRTNWRGQDKTENVGEWKGRVYDVHNVVFSFRSRKITGAESEQILPLDLELEEDSEEGFLVAENPRFSVSTRPSAAGDGNRQRRHSSFIREEREFVTVSRKSVDIVPEPRRRTATIPVAPPPNTKEKEYVKSLKPSVWLTEQFPLKTEELLPLLDILANKVKAVRRMRELLTTKFPPGTFPVKLAIPVVPTVRVVITFTKFVALQPIEQFYTPFSSPSHLLNGGEDESSGSNYRSFPASSSSSSSSWLSRSNSRSCSSSKQPLQSCNGAQQADPFAIPGGYSWSSFDEKNRKMKKSKSTRRTK